The following coding sequences are from one Nicotiana tomentosiformis chromosome 3, ASM39032v3, whole genome shotgun sequence window:
- the LOC104084505 gene encoding succinate dehydrogenase assembly factor 1, mitochondrial: protein MGASSGPRLSGMQKQVLALYRGFLRAARSKPVEERRQIESIVSAEFHKNSKQVDRKNFIYIEYLLRRGKKQLDQLKSPDTVGLSSLSVDSSRTRNSSS, encoded by the coding sequence ATGGGAGCCTCAAGTGGACCAAGGCTATCTGGGATGCAGAAGCAAGTGCTTGCTCTATATAGGGGATTCCTAAGAGCAGCACGCTCCAAGCCTGTTGAGGAGAGAAGGCAAATTGAGTCAATTGTATCAGCTGAGTTCCACAAAAATTCTAAGCAAGTTGACCGTAAGAACTTTATTTATATTGAGTACTTACTTCGTCGTGGTAAGAAACAGCTTGATCAGCTTAAAAGCCCTGATACTGTTGGATTATCGTCCTTGAGTGTTGATTCTTCACGAACGAGGAACTCATCCTCCTAG